Part of the Lentimicrobium sp. L6 genome, TAATATAAGTATTATAGTCAGTCAGGGTAAGAGCCAATTCGAGTCCTCTAAAAGGAGAATCCCAGAAACTTTGGTTGAGGTCGTTAATATGGAATGGTGAGCCAGTGAAAAAGGTAGCCACTGCAGTTCCTAAGAAGATAGGCGCTATAAGTCCATTGGCAAATAGAAAACCATTAAATACTTTTTTACCCAAGAAATTATTGGGTTTTGAGCGGTATTCATAGGAAACGGCTTGCACAATGAATGCAAATAAAATAATCATCCAAACCCAATAGGCACCACCAAAACTAGTGGAATAGAATAGGGGGAAGGATGCGAAAAAAGCGCCACCAAAGGTCACTAAAGTGGTAAAAGTAAATTCCCACTTTCTGCCGAGTGTATTAATGAGCATACTTTTTTCTAGTTCCGTTTTCCCGATGCAATTAATAAGTGTTTGTCCGCCTTGTACAAATAGTAAGAATACCAATAAGGCCCCAAGTAATGCGTTGATAGCATACCAATAATGCTGTAATGTGATTAAGTCTAAATTTTCAAACATCCTAATGTCCTCCTTCGTTTGGTCCGATATGAATTTGCTTTAGCATAATTTTTATCTCAGCAATAAGCAGTGCTGTAAATGTGATAAAGAAAAGTGCAAAGGTGATGATGACACTATTGCTGTCAATATTTGAAACAGCAGTCATGGTAGGCATTAAATCTTGTATCACCCAGGGTTGTCTTCCCATTTCTGCAATAATCCATCCGCTTTCTGAAGCCACATAGGCTAATGGCATGGTCCAAACCGCTAGCCATAAAAGCCAGCGCATTTGATGTAATTTTTCTTTGTATAAAAAGAATAGAACTACCATAAAAAGAACTAGAAAATGTCCTCCAAGTACCACCATAATATGGAAACTATAAAAGCTAAAAGGAACACTTGGGATAATATCGTGTGGGTTATCAAAATAGCTATATCCAAAATAAGCAAAGTAATTATTGAGGAAGTCTTCGTCTTCAAATTGTGCTGTTAATTTGCTTATTTGAGCTTCGTTATTGTCTTTTTTGGCTAGTTTAAAGTCGGTGAGTGCTTGACGAGCAATTTTACCTCGTTCCATCTTTTCATAATAAGACATGATGCCTTGTTCCTCATTGCCATGTACCAAATCGTGTATGCCAGCAACAAACGCATCTCCATCTAAGAAAGCCATATAACTTAAGGCACTAGGTATTTCTATTTCGAAGAAGAAATCTTTCTTTTTGGCATTTTCTGGAATGGGATCGTCTTTTAGGATTCCAGCTGCAACCAAAGGAGCATGGTCTGTACCATAATATAGACCTTCCATGGCTGCAAATTTCATGGGTTGTGATTTTGCTATTTCTCTGGCACTTTCATCTCCAGTTCCGATAGTTAACACACTGAAAATAAATCCAAAAATAGCTGCCACAAGAATGCTTTTTTTGGCCAAAGCAGCTTCTCTATTTTTGAGTAGGTACCAAGCTGAAATTCCAAGAACGAATACTGCTGCTAAAATATAGGAAGAGTATATGGTGTGTAAAAATTTATTGATGGCATTAGGATTAAATAATACTTCCCAGAAATTATTCATCTCCATGCGGGCTGTATCTGGGTTAAAGTTCATGCCTATTGGATTTTGCATCCATCCATTAGCGACTAAAATCCAGAGCGCAGATAAGTTGCTTCCTATGGCTGTTAACCAAGTTGCGGTAAGGTGGAATCCTTTACTCACTTTATTCCAACCAAAAAACATAATGGCGATAAAAGTAGATTCCATAAAGAAAGCCATAATTCCTTCAATGGCTAGTGGGGCTCCAAAAATATCTCCAACAAACCAAGAGTAGTTAGACCAATTGGTGCCAAATTCAAATTCTAATATGATACCAGTAGCTACTCCAATGGCAAAGTTAATTCCAAAAAGAGTCATCCAAAATTTGGTGATTTTTTTCCACTCTACGTTCCCCGTTTTTACATAGATGGTCTCCATGATGGCAATGATGAAAGTAATTCCGAGGGTGAGAGGTACAAAAAGCCAGTGATATAGGGCCGTGAGCGCAAACTGAGCTCTGGACCAATCAATTAATGTAAAATCAAATTGTTCCATAAATTATTTATTAGGCGTAGTTAATTGTTCCAAAACATAATCGCTTTTTTGCCGATTGTTTTCAAAGTGTGATCCCAAAAAATCACTAAAGAAAAAAAGTCTGAAGATGGCAAACATGATGAATAGCTTGATGAATATAATGAGCCACAGATTTTTGCCCCAAGTCATGTCTCTATAGCCATCGATATAAAAACTAAAGATATTTTTAATTGTTTTCATAGTGCTTTTTTCTTTGTTGAATGATTAAATATCATTTTGGTATTCTGACACCTTAATATGAGAATTATCTCATATTGAATTTACAAATATAATGAACATAATCTCATATGGAAGATATCACTTCATTTTTTTTCAATTATTTATCGGTTTAATTGATAAGGGAAAATCTATAGTATTTGCTATACGCAAGAAAAACAAAGTCTCAAATTCCATGAAATTTCTATATTTGAACAATGATTCGCATAAATACAGAAATACTTATTTCAAAAGAATACCAAAATTGGCAATCGAAGGTGCCAGAACGGATTGAAGTATTAAACTCTGGTTCAGCTTCTAGTCGTCATTATTTTCGTTTATATTCTGGTGACAAAACAATAATAGCCACCTACAGCACAGATATAAGAGAGAATGAAGCTTTTTTTTATTTGGCTGATTATTTCCGACAAAAAGGAATTCGTATTCCTGAAGTATATTATATTTCGGAGGATCGCTATGTTTATTTACAGCAAGATATTGGGGATTTAAATTTACTCAATTACTTGAAATCTGAAGGGTTAACCACTGGAACTAAGCAATATTATAAGGAGAGCTTGGAAATGCTCATGAAAATGCAATTAGGTGCTCGTGAACTCGACTACTCAAAATGCTATCCTCGCGCTTCTTTTGATGAGCAGTCGATAATTTGGGATCTCAACTATTTTAAGTATTACTTCCTTAAAGTTTCAGGAGTTGAATTTGATGAACAATTATTGGAGGATAATTTTCAGTTTTTGGCTCAAGATTTGGCGATAAATGAATTGGAACCTTATTTTATGTTTAGAGATTTTCAAGCTCGAAATATTCATATACATAAAGGGGAAGTTTGGTTTATCGATTTTCAAGGAGGTAGGAGAGGCCCCATGCTTTATGATCTGGCTAGTCTATTATATCAGGCCTCCGCTAACTTGCCCAATGCCTTTAGAAAGCAATGTTTAGATGACTACTTTATGCTCTGTACACCAGAAATAAGTCAGAATAGGATGGATTTCGATAATAATTTCAAAAAAATCCTTTTAATACGCATTGTTCAAACACTTGGAGCCTATGGATTTAGAGGATTGATAGAAGGAAAGCCCTATTTTAAAAACAGCATTCCCAATGCTCTGGATAACCTGCAAAGACTACTGGTACAGATGGGCGGTGATGATAAAATATCCTATTTTTTAAAGATATTAGCTGATGTTGTGCAAATAAAAAATAATTTTGAAAATTAATTCTAGAAGATGTTAAAGATAAAAGTCAATAGTTTTTCATTTATATATGGAAGTATTCCTACCGACCCCAATAATGGAGGAGGTTTTGTTTTTGATTGTCGTGCTTTACCAAATCCTGGCAGGTACGACGAGTACAAAAGTTTAACAGGAATGGACGAGCCAGTGGTGGATTATCTCCTTAAAGAAAAAGAAGTGCATAGCTTTTTAGAGCAAGTCTATACCCTGGTTGAGCAATCTGTTGACAAGTACCTAGAACGTGGCTTTACTGATTTAATGGTAAACTTTGGTTGTACTGGAGGTCAGCATCGTTCTGTTTTTGGAGCAGAGCAATTGAGCCAACATTTAGCCGATAAATACGATGATGTATTGATTGTAGTTCGTCATTTGGCAAGAGAAGCAGCCGAAAATCAAAAGACGAGCTAGTGGAGGTTACAAGCGATTTATTACAAAAGAAAAAGCGAACGCTTTGGATTAACTTTTTAGTGATATTCGCTACTTGGGTGCCCTTTGTTTTCATTAGTATATTGTCTAACTCGATTACTCTAATAGCCCAAATGCTGATGGGAGGAGCTCAATC contains:
- a CDS encoding cytochrome ubiquinol oxidase subunit I produces the protein MEQFDFTLIDWSRAQFALTALYHWLFVPLTLGITFIIAIMETIYVKTGNVEWKKITKFWMTLFGINFAIGVATGIILEFEFGTNWSNYSWFVGDIFGAPLAIEGIMAFFMESTFIAIMFFGWNKVSKGFHLTATWLTAIGSNLSALWILVANGWMQNPIGMNFNPDTARMEMNNFWEVLFNPNAINKFLHTIYSSYILAAVFVLGISAWYLLKNREAALAKKSILVAAIFGFIFSVLTIGTGDESAREIAKSQPMKFAAMEGLYYGTDHAPLVAAGILKDDPIPENAKKKDFFFEIEIPSALSYMAFLDGDAFVAGIHDLVHGNEEQGIMSYYEKMERGKIARQALTDFKLAKKDNNEAQISKLTAQFEDEDFLNNYFAYFGYSYFDNPHDIIPSVPFSFYSFHIMVVLGGHFLVLFMVVLFFLYKEKLHQMRWLLWLAVWTMPLAYVASESGWIIAEMGRQPWVIQDLMPTMTAVSNIDSNSVIITFALFFITFTALLIAEIKIMLKQIHIGPNEGGH
- a CDS encoding RNase adapter RapZ yields the protein MLKIKVNSFSFIYGSIPTDPNNGGGFVFDCRALPNPGRYDEYKSLTGMDEPVVDYLLKEKEVHSFLEQVYTLVEQSVDKYLERGFTDLMVNFGCTGGQHRSVFGAEQLSQHLADKYDDVLIVVRHLAREAAENQKTS
- a CDS encoding DUF4492 domain-containing protein — protein: MKTIKNIFSFYIDGYRDMTWGKNLWLIIFIKLFIMFAIFRLFFFSDFLGSHFENNRQKSDYVLEQLTTPNK
- a CDS encoding aminoglycoside phosphotransferase family protein; this translates as MIRINTEILISKEYQNWQSKVPERIEVLNSGSASSRHYFRLYSGDKTIIATYSTDIRENEAFFYLADYFRQKGIRIPEVYYISEDRYVYLQQDIGDLNLLNYLKSEGLTTGTKQYYKESLEMLMKMQLGARELDYSKCYPRASFDEQSIIWDLNYFKYYFLKVSGVEFDEQLLEDNFQFLAQDLAINELEPYFMFRDFQARNIHIHKGEVWFIDFQGGRRGPMLYDLASLLYQASANLPNAFRKQCLDDYFMLCTPEISQNRMDFDNNFKKILLIRIVQTLGAYGFRGLIEGKPYFKNSIPNALDNLQRLLVQMGGDDKISYFLKILADVVQIKNNFEN